From the Ictalurus furcatus strain D&B chromosome 19, Billie_1.0, whole genome shotgun sequence genome, one window contains:
- the LOC128623530 gene encoding B-cell receptor-associated protein 29 isoform X2: MNCIYSENNIMDLFENGKVVKVCAPMVRYSKLAFRSLVRKYDCDLCFTPMIVAADFIRSAKARDSELTTTNSDRPLIIQFAAKDAQTLATAASLVAPFSDGVDLNCGCPQRWAMAEGYGACLINKPQIVKDMVKHVRNQVDKPNYAVSVKIRIHKDVRKTVDLCQKVEAAGVSWITVHGRTADERHQPVHYDAIKTIKDSLRIPVIANGDIKNPKDVQAVCELTGVDGMKYGSIKMTLQWTAVALFLYIEIGILLLLCLPFISAQRWQMIFNLNIWNHVAWVWKRGFLAMIIILIVLFLDAVREVRKYSGAQINKESKMYPNMIDHVHMKLFRSQRNLYISGFALLLWLVMQRVIQLINQLAAAVNTNSALHVQIEDANKAAKRYMEETEQLEQALKDCTDESKAEGNERLRNEVSQLKQELKTSAEALNKSKSEADAIKKQTEALAKDYDHLLQNQMKLQACTEIEDKKDI, translated from the exons ATGAATTGTATTTATTCTGAAAACAACATCATGGACCTGTTTGAAAACGGCAAGGTTGTAAAAGTGTGTGCCCCGATGGTACGCTATTCAAA GCTGGCCTTCAGATCTCTAGTCCGGAAATATGACTGCGACCTGTGTTTCACTCCTATGATAGTTGCAGCTGATTTCATACGCTCTGCTAAAGCCAGGGACAGTGAACTCACCACTACCAACT CTGACCGACCGCTGATCATCCAGTTTGCTGCAAAAGATGCTCAGACACTTGCGACTGCTGCTAGCTTGGTTGCCCCTTTCTCAGACGGTGTGGATCTGAATTGCGGCTGTCCTCAGAG GTGGGCTATGGCAGAGGGCTACGGTGCATGCTTAATTAACAAACCACAAATAGTAAAAGACATGGTGAAACATGTCAGGAACCAAGTCGACAAACCCAATTACGCAGTGTCCGTTAAGATCAG AATTCATAAGGATGTGCGGAAGACTGTAGATCTTTGTCAGAAGGTGGAAGCAGCAGGGGTGTCATGGATCACAGTTCACGGGCGGACAGCTGATGAGAGACATCAACCGGTGCATTACGATGCCATCAAGACCATCAAGGATAGCCTTCGCATCCCAGTCATCGCCAACGGCGATATTAAAAATCCCAAAGACGTCCAGGCCGTGTGTGAGCTTACAGGGGTGGACGGTAT GAAATACGGGTCTATAAAGATGACTTTGCAGTGGACTGCAGTGGCTTTGTTCCTCTATATAGAAATCGGAATTCTTCTCCTGCTCTGCCTGCCATTCATCTCAGCTCAAAG ATGGCAGATGATTTTCAATCTGAACATATGGAATCATGTTGCTTGGGTCTGGAAAAGAGGATTTCTGGCAATGATCATTATCCTCATTGTTCTCTTTCTGG ATGCTGTGAGGGAGGTGAGGAAATACTCCGGCGCGCAGATCAATAAAGAATCTAAGATGTACCCTAACATGATTGACCATGTGCATATGAAGCTGTTTAGATCTCAGAGGAACCTGTACATCTCTGGCTTCGCCCTCCTCCTGTGGCT GGTCATGCAACGAGTCATCCAGCTGATAAATCAACTTGCGGCAGCTGTAAACACCAACTCGGCCCTTCATGTCCAGATAGAGGACGCTAATAAGGCTGCCAAACGATATATGGAGGAAACTGAGCAGCTTGagcag GCTTTGAAAGATTGCACAGATGAAAGTAAGGCAGAGGGAAACGAACGCCTCAGGAATGAGGTGTCCCAACTCAAACAGGAGCTGAAGACATCTGCTGAAG CTCTGAACAAGTCCAAGTCAGAAGCAGACGCCATTAAAAAGCAAACTGAGGCCCTAGCCAAAGACTACGACCATTTACTTCAAAACCAAATGAAATTGCAG GCTTGCACCGAGATTGAAGATAAGAAGGATATTTGA
- the LOC128623530 gene encoding tRNA-dihydrouridine(20a/20b) synthase [NAD(P)+]-like isoform X1, which translates to MNCIYSENNIMDLFENGKVVKVCAPMVRYSKLAFRSLVRKYDCDLCFTPMIVAADFIRSAKARDSELTTTNSDRPLIIQFAAKDAQTLATAASLVAPFSDGVDLNCGCPQRWAMAEGYGACLINKPQIVKDMVKHVRNQVDKPNYAVSVKIRIHKDVRKTVDLCQKVEAAGVSWITVHGRTADERHQPVHYDAIKTIKDSLRIPVIANGDIKNPKDVQAVCELTGVDGVMSARGLLANPALFAGYEHTPLQCLWDWVKIALEQGTPFTCFHHHLIYMLENITSQPERKVFNGLSSTSAIVDYLQKTYGSF; encoded by the exons ATGAATTGTATTTATTCTGAAAACAACATCATGGACCTGTTTGAAAACGGCAAGGTTGTAAAAGTGTGTGCCCCGATGGTACGCTATTCAAA GCTGGCCTTCAGATCTCTAGTCCGGAAATATGACTGCGACCTGTGTTTCACTCCTATGATAGTTGCAGCTGATTTCATACGCTCTGCTAAAGCCAGGGACAGTGAACTCACCACTACCAACT CTGACCGACCGCTGATCATCCAGTTTGCTGCAAAAGATGCTCAGACACTTGCGACTGCTGCTAGCTTGGTTGCCCCTTTCTCAGACGGTGTGGATCTGAATTGCGGCTGTCCTCAGAG GTGGGCTATGGCAGAGGGCTACGGTGCATGCTTAATTAACAAACCACAAATAGTAAAAGACATGGTGAAACATGTCAGGAACCAAGTCGACAAACCCAATTACGCAGTGTCCGTTAAGATCAG AATTCATAAGGATGTGCGGAAGACTGTAGATCTTTGTCAGAAGGTGGAAGCAGCAGGGGTGTCATGGATCACAGTTCACGGGCGGACAGCTGATGAGAGACATCAACCGGTGCATTACGATGCCATCAAGACCATCAAGGATAGCCTTCGCATCCCAGTCATCGCCAACGGCGATATTAAAAATCCCAAAGACGTCCAGGCCGTGTGTGAGCTTACAGGGGTGGACG GAGTGATGTCCGCTCGGGGGCTACTGGCCAATCCAGCTCTGTTTGCAGGCTATGAACACACTCCATTACAGTGTTTGTGGGACTGGGTGAAAATCGCCTTGGAGCAAGGGACCCCATTTACGTGTTTCCACCACCACCTTATATACATGTTAGAAAACATCACTTCTCAACCGGAGAGGAAGGTCTTCAATGGTTTATCAAGTACATCTGCAATCGTCGATTATCTTCAGAAGACTTACGGATCTTTCTAG
- the cog5 gene encoding conserved oligomeric Golgi complex subunit 5, with protein MATGCESTKNSLLKNECYSDFLSEEFDVKTYTAHAIHHAVIAEQLAKLAEGISQLDKELHCQVVARHEDLLAQATGIESLEGVLEMMQARIAALQSAVDRIKTKIVDPYNKIVARTSQLARLQVVCDLLRRIIRILYLSKRLQGQLQGGSRELTKAAQSLNELDYLFQGVDLSGIEVIENDLLFISRAHLEVENQAKRLLEQGMEIQNPSQVGTALQVFYNLGSLRETILSVVEGYKASVHESVTSALDIKVLTQPANIRGAPGRAVMPTPGNTATFRAALWTNLEKMMDQICAACSQVQHLHKVLTKKRDPVTHVCFIDEFVKDGQSNILYMFWDSIAQMLSVELQKSTEASTFLKQALEGEYPKLLRLYNELWKRLQQYSANTQGILGSGGSGLDPDLTISEADTQDLFPYTKPDYDLEKALKSSLQPYEAAYLSKSLSRLFDPINLVFPQGGHSPPSTDEMDSIIKTIASELNVSLVDPGLTIAVTKNIAKTVQLFCVKSEHLLCTQGDASQVIGPLTEGQRRNVAAVNSLHHLQQSLTKVISVLPSFPPAAEQVLTTSLEAVQALMDSAVHPLLMSVTDSVEAILLTMHQEDFCSPLSAGEKPDMPCSLYMRELQGFISRVMSDYFCHLQSVDFLYDRTEAIAQRAITLFIRHACLLRPLGEGGKMRLAADFAQMELAVAPLCRRISDLGKAYRLLRSFRPLLFQTSEHIASSQAVGDLIPYSTILHFLFSRAPAELKSPHQRAEWSVARYSQWLDDHPSEKDRLILVRGALEAYVQAVKARQGRNFAPVYPIMLQLLQRATSGSVER; from the exons ATGGCGACCGGCTGCGAGTCAACTAAgaattcacttttaaaaaatg AATGTTACTCGGACTTCCTGAGTGAGGAGTTTGATGTGAAGACCTACACAGCCCATGCCATCCATCATGCAGTCATCGCTGAGCAGCTGGCCAAGCTCGCTGAGGGCATCAGTCAGCTGGACAAAGAGCTCCACTGCCAG GTTGTGGCTAGACATGAAGATCTGCTCGCTCAGGCAACTGGAATTGAGTCTCTTGAGG GTGTCCTTGAAATGATGCAGGCGCGGATTGCTGCGTTACAGAGCGCCGTAGACAG GATAAAGACCAAAATTGTTGATCCCTACAATAAGATTGTGGCTCGGACTTCCCAGCTCGCTCGACTTCAg GTCGTGTGCGACCTCCTGAGGAGGATAATCCGAATCCTGTATCTGAGTAAACGGCTGCAGGGCCAGCTCCAGGGGGGAAGCCGGGAACTGACCAAAGCCGCCCAGAGCCTCAACGAACTGG ACTACCTGTTTCAGGGGGTGGATCTGTCCGGCATTGAAGTCATCGAAAATGACCTGTTGTTTATTAGTCGTGCACATCTGGAGGTGGAGAACCAGGCCAAAAGACTTCTAGAGCAGGGCATGGAAATTCAG AACCCGTCTCAGGTGGGAACGGCGCTTCAGGTCTTCTATAACCTGGGCAGCCTGAGGGAGACGATCCTCAGCGTGGTGGAAGGATACAAGGCATCGGTCCACGAGAGTGTAACCAGCGCCCTTGACATTAAAGTCCTCACTCAGCCTGCTAACATTAGGG GTGCCCCGGGTCGGGCTGTAATGCCCACTCCAGGAAACACAGCTACATTTCGTGCTGCTCTTTGGACCAACCTGGAGAAAATGATGGACCAGATATGTGCGGCCTGTTCCCAG GTGCAGCACCTTCACAAGGTTTTGACCAAGAAGAGGGATCCTGTCACTCACGTGTGTTTCATTGATGAGTTCGTTAAG GACGGCCAGTCGAACATCTTGTACATGTTCTGGGACTCGATCGCTCAGATGCTGTCTGTGGAACTTCAGAAATCCACAGAAG CCTCCACATTCCTGAAGCAAGCTCTGGAGGGAGAGTACCCGAAGCTCCTGAGGCTCTACAACGAGTTGTGGAAGCGGCTGCAGCAGTACAGTGCCAACACGCAAGGCATTCTGGGAAGCGGTGGCTCGGGGCTGGATCCGGATTTGACCATCTCTGAAGCGGACACGCAGGATCTCTTCCCATACACTAAACCAGATTATGA tctAGAAAAAGCTCTAAAGAGCTCCCTTCAGCCGTATGAAGCGGCCTACCTGTCCAAATCACTCTCGCGCCTGTTTGACCCCATCAATCTGGTGTTTCCGCAGGGGGGGCATAGCCCCCCTTCCACTGATGAAATGGACAGCATCATCAAAACCATTGCCAG TGAGCTGAATGTGTCTCTGGTGGACCCTGGGCTGACCATCGCTGTTACCAAGAATATCGCCAAGACCGTGCAGCTGTTCTGTGTGAAGTCTGAGCACTTG CTCTGTACACAGGGTGATGCCAGCCAGGTGATTGGGCCTTTGACAGAAGGTCAGAGGAGGAATGTAGCAGCGGTTAATTCACTGCACCACCTGCAGCAGTCTCTGACGAAA GTAATATCcgtacttccttccttccctccggCTGCAGAGCAAGTACTTACAACGTCTTTAGAg GCGGTGCAGGCTCTGATGGACAGCGCAGTCCATCCGCTGTTGATGTCTGTTACAGACTCTGTGGAAGCCATTCTCCTCACCATGCACCAGGAAGACTTCTGCAG TCCTCTCTCAGCTGGAGAGAAGCCAGACATGCCTTGCTCTCTGTATATGCGCGAGCTGCAAGGCTTCATATCCCGGGTCATGAGCGACTACTTCTGCCACTTGCAGTCAGTGGACTTCCTTTATGACCGAACAGAGGCCATCGCTCAGCGCGCCATCACGCTCTTCATCCGCCACGCCTGCCTCCTGCGGCCTCTCGGTGAGGGCGGCAAGATGAGGCTGGCTGCAGACTTCGCCCAG atggAACTGGCTGTGGCTCCACTTTGCAGACGAATATCAGACCTGGGAAAAGCATACCGCTTGCTGCGCTCCTTTAG GCCTCTTCTTTTTCAGACTAGTGAGCACATAGCCAGCAGTCAGGCCGTGGGTGATCTGATTCCCTACAGTACCATATTGCACTTCCTGTTTTCCCGCGCCCCAGCAGAACTGAAGTCTCCTCACCAG AGAGCAGAGTGGTCTGTTGCGAGGTACTCTCAGTGGCTTGATGACCATCCTTCTGAGAAGGATCGCCTTATTCTAGTCAG GGGCGCTCTGGAGGCCTATGTGCAGGCTGTCAAAGCCAGACAGGGGAGGAATTTTGCACCAGTGTATCCCATCATGCTCCAGCTTCTGCAGAGGGCCACCAGTGGGTCGGTAGAAAGATGA